A window from Thalassophryne amazonica chromosome 15, fThaAma1.1, whole genome shotgun sequence encodes these proteins:
- the LOC117526677 gene encoding zinc finger RNA-binding protein-like, giving the protein MAAVRKRHERHREAYEELVYWDGLVKKGHKLLPEDFNRYEALRYWYDCLRYQDELKQYKDCLSVIKETVKKKTNEKNTSEKPTDEKDTSEKVADEKDASEKVSAQRTPLQGYDNPVMAKHSEIYPTADELTAIHAIVSDVEWALKAISEQMNASKDCEENAEEKSAGSEDRLIRGVVRVGALGNGLLLKGDMNLDMVLLCSVKPTVTLLQEVAENLIAQLEVQIITSNDFFF; this is encoded by the exons ATGGCAGCAGTACGAAAGAGGCACGAGCGTCACCGTGAGGCCTACGAGGAGCTGGTGTACTGGGACGGTCTGGTCAAAAAGGGTCACAAGCTCCTCCCGGAGGACTTTAACAG ATATGAAGCACTGCGTTACTGGTATGACTGTCTACGCTATCAAGATGAGCTAAAACAGTACAAGGACTGTCTCAGTGTCATTAAGGAGACCGTAAAGAAAAAGACTAATGAGAAGAATACAAGTGAGAAGCCTACAGATGAAAAGGATACAAGTGAGAAGGTTGCAGACGAAAAGgatgcaagtgagaaggtttctgCTCAACGG ACACCCTTGCAGGGATATGACAACCCAGTGATGGCCAAACATTCTGAGATTTATCCAACTGCAGATGAACTGACGGCCATACACGCAATTGTGTCTGATGTGGAGTGGGCACTGAAGGCCATTTCTGAGCAAATGAATGCTTCAAAAGATTGTGAAGAAAATGCTGAGGAAAAGAG TGCTGGTTCTGAAGATCGTCTGATCCGTGGCGTTGTGAGGGTGGGTGCGTTGGGCAATGGACTTCTGCTGAAGGGAGACATGAACCTGGATATGGTGCTGCTTTGTTCTGTCAAGCCTACTGTGACCCTGCTTCAAGAAGTGGCCGAAAATCTGATTGCACAGTTAGAGGTACAAATAATTActtcaaatgatttttttttttaa